In one Podarcis muralis chromosome 7, rPodMur119.hap1.1, whole genome shotgun sequence genomic region, the following are encoded:
- the DOK2 gene encoding docking protein 2 has translation MEETVVKKGLLYLLQHQTFGKKWRRFWAVLYRESACAPARLELLESVEKAKKGDSSRRIIKLEDCVQVAEAGGETGSPKETVPFFLETTEKCYLLAAERAEAEAWILELCKHAFTRSTEDWKVMLEKELLKGKATSPTALSMAENSLYSTTCKAAERQFPVAVRATEASERCQIWGMFFLCAKADALELRDKQAGEVIYTWPYKFLRRFGHDKAIFSFEAGRRCASGEGSFEFATKQGSEIIQVIEGAINAQRNSSSASSVATLLAGAASPAKPVEGAQGAKATVLVEGQSFRTAGTKSLSFESTWQGRPAKGRLVKPTASCPLSSTNCPYMEGSDAHHRREPQQESMSEYSEPFDAIPKSLGSSGGSCFPLPATEEPPGAAGLHARTRGLGLSPASLGLHHIYDDPESLAHLVYDEPQEFTGDAWKVQATPEDPIGHEYPYNPSLDDYSVPKMAAAYAPVQDQNGLGESAYDQVILSLKNKKNAQ, from the exons ATGGAAGAGACAGTAGTAAAGAAAGGCTTGCTCTACCTGCTCCAGCACCAGACCTTTGGGAAG AAATGGCGGAGGTTCTGGGCTGTCCTGTACAGGGAAAGCGCCTGTGCCCCGGCTCGCCTTGAGCTCCTGGAGTCGGTGGAGAAAGCCAAGAAAGGGGATAGCAGCAGACGCATCATCAAGTTGGAGGACTGTGTGCAGGTGGCTGAGGCAGGTGGAGAGACCGGCAGCCCCAAGGAGACAGTGCCTTTCTTCCTGGAGACCACCGAGAAATGCTACCTGCTGGCTGCTGAGAGGGCCGAGGCGGAGGCCTGGATCCTGGAGCTGTGCAAGCATGCTTTCACT AGAAGCACTGAAGACTGGAAAGTGATGCTGGAGAAGGAACTCCTGAAGGGCAAGGCCACGTCTCCCACTGCTCTCTCCATGGCAGAGAATTCCCTGTACAGCACCACCTGCAAAG CTGCTGAGAGGCAGTTTCCTGTGGCCGTGAGGGCAACCGAGGCCTCTGAGCGCTGTCAGATCTGGGGCATGTTCTTTCTCTGTGCCAAAGCGGATGCCTTGGAGCTGCGGGACAAGCAAGCGGGGGAAGTGATCTACACCTGGCCGTACAAGTTCCTGCGGAGGTTCGGTCATGACAAG gcCATCTTCTCCTTTGAAGCTGGGCGGAGATGTGCCTCTGGAGAAGGCAGCTTTGAATTTGCCACCAAGCAGGGCAGCGAGATCATCCAGGTCATTGAAGGTGCCATCAACGCTCAGAGGAACTCCTCCAGTGCATCTTCAGTTGCCACCCTTCTTGCCGGGGCCGCCAGCCCAGCCAAGCCTGTCGAAGGTGCCCAGGGGGCGAAAGCCACTGTGCTGGTAGAAGGGCAGTCATTCCGTACTGCGGGCACCAAATCCCTCTCCTTCGAGTCCACCTGGCAAGGAAGACCAGCAAAGGGCAGGTTAGTCAAGCCCACGGCCAGCTGCCCTCTCTCCAGCACCAACTGCCCCTACATGGAGGGGTCTGATGCCCACCACAGGCGAGAACCCCAGCAGGAATCAATGTCTGAGTACTCGGAGCCATTTGATGCCATCCCCAAGTCGTTGGGAAGCTCAGGTGGCAGCTGTTTCCCCTTGCCTGCCACCGAGGAGCCACCGGGGGCAGCCGGCTTGCATGCCAGGACCAGAGGGTTGGGCCTGTCCCCTGCCTCTCTGGGGCTGCACCACATCTATGATGACCCAGAGAGTCTGGCCCACCTGGTGTACGATGAGCCTCAGGAGTTCACAGGGGACGCCTGGAAGGTGCAGGCCACTCCTGAGGACCCTATCGGCCACGAATACCCCTACAACCCAAGCTTGGATGACTACTCTGTGCCTAAGATGGCGGCAGCTTATGCCCCCGTGCAAGATCAAAATGGGCTTGGAGAAAGTGCATATGATCAGGTGATCTTGAGCCTCAAGAACAAGAAAAATGCACAGTGA